The Gossypium hirsutum isolate 1008001.06 chromosome D03, Gossypium_hirsutum_v2.1, whole genome shotgun sequence genomic interval TCAGatatttgataatttaaaaataaaaagtaaattaagtgaaatttgaataaaaataatttcaaacatattcaataatttaagaaaatttgAATAACTTTATATTCTTTAACCTATAAATAGTGAACTTGCGAATAATTTGTgaacacatttattttattattatattatattgtttttactttttcaatcataatatttttgaatggttacaaaatttaaaataaatttttaataaataaaatatattttaattaatatatacaacCAAATCCGTACATTATACAAAATCTAGTTTGctaataaaactataaaaagacAATTACACATAAAGCCAAAAAAATAGACCATTAACGTTTACATCTTTAGGAAACTCgacccttcttctttttttttttgagagcAATCGAGttaattttcttggtttttaacaacaaaaaaaaagtaatgatGTTGACATTGCATGACTATGTGGCAAATTTTAATCAACGTGGctaaaacgacgttgttttgaaGTTGTGTTATACTACAACCCGACTAGGACACGTGACAACATGAGAAAAAACTAGAGGGATACCCATGAACGACCCTCCACCTTTATTGTTTGGATGGCCACTCAGTAACCGACTACCCGCATAACTCATATCACTCATGGGaaacaaaacatatttataatttcgatcaacaacctatttataggcttctCCATCGTGATCAACAACCAATGTTTTGATAGGCTTGGAACACTTTTTTAAAGGTTGATTTTATCCcattaataattttgaatatttatcttATAAAAGCTTTCATAAACTAGTCTTCCAACAGCTCCAAAACTCTCTCACATAACATTTTAATCATCAAGAGATAATAAGACTTTCATGCTTATCCAACCACCTCAAAGTATTCAATTAGGAGACTTAGTATCCAAATAAGCCCATGCTTCTAATTTGTCAAATATGTCGCGCTCAGGTGAACCAAACTCAGAGCAAATGAAACCTATTCAAAGCCCAATTCGATGGCCCAAGTAGAGAAACTGTTTTATTATAATAGGACATGGAACGAGCAGCAGCAATTTGACcaataattttgttttcaatCCTTCATGAAGATTATGACGGAGGAAAATTATAGCTGGGGCTTTATCCTATTTAGATTCCTTAGTACCTTGTATAAGTGTATTCCCAAGACATTTAGCGTCTAAGTGAATTTCAACATCTAACACCTATAACAAATAATTTTTGCCAGATATATTAAGGATCGCAAATTTAAGTTTTGCAAGGTTTGACACAGTGATATTTAATATAAAACAGTGATGACCAATAGGTTACTTAATaagaaatattatatttaattttattattaattattatatataactttttaaaaatattctattatgTTTTTATTCAACATTTATTAATTTGTGTAAAGTATAATTAATGTTTAAGATAAATATTGATGGTTAAAACATGGTTGTATATGTAAGAGGTTTTGGGTTTAAACATTGTTGGAAGCATTTATTTTGTAATGGTAGATTTGGATAAGATATTTGCAGATTTGTAGGGATGCATATTCAAATAATGGATATCCGAGGGGTCTATATGTAGCCCCGCTCTTTCGCAAGGattagtaattttaatatttcaatttgcAAAATTCAAGTCGGATATTCATTGATATCCAAATTTGCAATCTAAATTGCCATCCCTAAAGATCTATTAGTTTGTTTGGCCATCCAATCAAAGGCATGAATTACTACTCTAACAATAAAGGAGAGTGCTCTAATGTTGTCTTCAATCTCCTCATGTTATCCATTTTTTAGGAGCAAAGGGTTACGAAGCCCTATCGATATGAGAAGAGCACTCACCAACATCTTTCATTCAACTTCAAATTTAATTACAGTCTAATGTAACTATTGAACACCAAAAGATTTTAAACAaatttagaaaagaaagaaaagaagaagatttTATTTTTAACCCCTCAAACATTTAAAGTTATATCTTGACTCCCCTAATCTGAATTCATGACCTTGTCCTTGGACTCGGTTCATCCCTAAAGCAATTGGAAGTACAAGAGAAACTGCCATGGCCCCTAACTAGAACCAAGGAACTGGCCCCACGAAGAAAGGAGCCCTTAGAAATGATGTTGAACTAGTCCAAAGGATACTCatttttagtaaatattaatTGGTGTTATTAATTGCGCCACAACCAACATTAATGTGAATGCGCGTATAAGCAACGGTAAACTTCGAGGAAACTGCAGCCATCACCTAGCGTCGTATCATTGAAATTGGACCCACCTGCTCCTTCGCTcctaatcttttattttatttttatttcttttcatggTGTGGAAAATcagattaatttgaaaaattagtaTTCGAAAATAgtaaaatgtacataatatatatattaattttaaaaaaaagttacaaaatgtggCTCAAAGTTGCCAACCAACTGAACTCGATTTTACACACTTTTAAAAAACCGACCTATTTGACCAATTATTTCTTTTTGGTATATATGGCTAACTGTTTAGCAGGGAGGGTTTAATTATGATCTTAATTAtctattttagtttttcttttccgtaataaataataaaattttcaaagttatcaAGGCTAAATATCCGTGTGATTCCTCCAATTCTCAACCCTTCTTTTATTTCACTTTGACtcactaattaaaataaatattaaaacatgtaCATATGTGATTACAAGTAATAACactcaaatttaattataagtGATTCCCTAAACACACCTTAAGCTAGGGTTACTTAGACCCTCGACCTCACTTCTTGCTggtattttctttgattttttatttttaaggttttgatatttttatatttaaaaggaTAAAAGCTTTATTTTAGCGACTGATATGAATATAACTAGTACGAGTCTCACGATTTGTATTgggtttattatttgtttatatcaAATTATGAAGTATAAATTTGAATGCCAAAATATACTCTgcctacttttatttttagaaatttagaccccctattttttgaatttaaaatttaaacccaataattactactattaaaattattctattaaattcatATGTTTGgcaatttgaaattaaaaaaaaaataaatcaattggtagtcatgtaacctaaaaaaaattgaaaatgtttatatagatttttttcttaaaaacattcATTCGAACTCATcatgataaataaatttttttgttggaaCAGTATTCTTAAGAAAAATTGAAGTCAGCATTTTGATCaaaatagttaataatattaaatatttagactaattaatgacattataaaagtagaaagatcaaattatgtaaaaaaataagatatatagattaaatcataaatttcaaCATAGTGTAAGGGCTGAAACTGAAGTTTgataattttcttataataaaaaaacctaaaagaaataaaaaaaagtaacataTTGGCCTCTAAAACCCTTAAGGAATTCAAATTATGTATAACTATGTAATGTTTTAATCgaaaaattaatgatattaatgatttagactaattaataacattataaactaCATGGACCCAATTATGTTACAAATTAAAGTGTAGTggttaaatctcaaatttaaccATAATAGACAGaccaaaaatgaaatttaaccgtttttaaaaaattgcaaaaagaaaaagataagcaCCAATCTAAACCTACAAAAAACCATTATATACAAACTGCATATTGTTTTAGCTGAGAAGTTAACGATATTAACTattgaactaattaataatattaagaaaaCATAGGGACTGCCACATGGTATCGCTAGATTGACTAGTAGTGTCACGTCAACAAAAACTAAAGATGTTGGTGTGGAGGTACCAACTTGATTGAGGAAATACAAATAAGGACTAACTAGATCCAAAAAACTTTTAGGGATCACCTAGGTACAAATGAACAAATTAGGGGGCAAATTATATATTATCCCAAAAAAATCAGTTTTGAATGAGTAAATGAAGCTAGAatgagttgttttttttttaatttttatatttaaacataaataattaaaattaaataacaaaaatctACTTTTAGTCGGCCATTATTATTGAGTGAGGAGTCAAACTCAAAGTGTGAAACATACCCTCCTTAAACACTGTTTTGTACTCTTAATCCTATTACGTGTTTGACCTTTTATTACTTTCATGGGGACCGCTACTGCTTATAAATTCACAATTCCTCTTTTGCCCTTCCTTAAGTATTTTTAATATTGGTTAAAATGTGCTCCATGTCCCTATactctttataaatttagaatttatcccatttacttttatttttatgaattcagtctttatatttttcagatttaaaaatttaggtatatcttataatttttctatcaaattcgctaatgtgacattttgaaattagaaaaatactcacatgataaacttgaatataataggaaaattttaaagtagagggattaaattataaatatataaagaatatatttgtcacaaaatactttttaattaaCAAATTCAACAACTATTATTTGATcaagtttgaaattttaaaaataaaattaaaattaaagatgaaaaataaccaaattaaaggATAGGGATTAAATAGGCAAGCAGCATGATATGAGGGGCAATTCAGACTTCtcataataaaagaaaacaagtGCTCCAAACTTAATTTCAAGAGTCAAAAACTCTAAACCATAACCATTCCGCCATAACACGCAAACCAAAGACCTTCGTTGAACttccctttatatatatatatacacacatacctGTCTCAATAATATACCCCAAAAGAAGAGACAAACCCCAAATTCGAACGTTGTAAAAGAAACAAAGGAGAAGccaaaaaagaggagaaaaaaaatGTCGTGTTCCGTTGCCGTATCTAACTCTCCGGCGTTTTCTCCGTCACCGTCTCTTTTCCTTAACAAAACGCCGATCATCTCTCCTTCGACGGAAGCTCTGAATTTAACGTTGACCCACCTCAAGACTTCTTCTTCTCCAGCTTCTCCGTCTCCCTCTCCTTCTTCGCCTTTCAGGCTCCGGCTTCCAAAGCCGCCGTCTGTCTCTTTGCTCTCGTCTTCTTCTGCTTCGAATTCATCGCCTTCCTCCGGTTCGGGTTCGGCTCCAGGACTTGGATCGGGACCGGTATCAACGGTTTTAAAGAGGAAGAGACCGGCGAGGCTGGAAATACCGGTTGCGACGGAGGCCATGAGTTTGGGGATTCCGGCGACGCCGTGCGAAGTCGGGAAAGAGTTGGAGAGAGAGGGAGATGGGTATTCAGTATACTGTAAAAGAGGGAGGAGAGAGGCCATGGAAGATAGGTTCTCAGCTTCAGTTGAACTTCAAGGAGATACAAAGCAGGTATTTTTTATgggtcaaatttatattttggtcccTATACTATATTCAAAATTGGAAGTTAGTccgtataaatttgatatttttaaattaatccaAATAGTTGTTTGCTCTAATAAAGCAAAAGGTCTTATTCTGAATTTCATGCTCCTATTTTACGAAAATTGAGgaattaattcttttattttgacGTCAGAAGCTTTATAAAACTAAGGAATGAGTCAAATCGTTAAATCATTGACTTaaaatcaacaattaaataatttatacacaaaagttatttatatgaatcaaattagCAAAAATTAAGGATTCAACTTAACACGTATTTACCAACAATTAGATTAACTTAATAGTTTTCCAAAACTATAATTAACTTAGTTTTTGTAAAATACGTAGAttaaattttgacaaattaaTATGTaccaaaatgaaattattttaacAACATATGCAGTAGCATTTCTATTGAAAAAGTTACACTATTTCAGactaaatttggttttaaaatgataaattgcaggcaatttttggcatttttgatgGACATGGAGGTGCTAAAGCTGCAGAGTTTGCAGCCCAGAAATTGGAGAAGAACATTTTAGACCAAGTTATTACAAGAAGAGACAATACTGCTGTAATGGATGCTGTTAAACAAGGTTATTTGAAAACTGATGCTGAGTTTTTTAAGGAAGACAATGCTGGTGGGACATGCTGCCTGACGGCTTTGATCCAAAACGGAGACCTTGTCGTATCGAATGCCGGCGATTGTCGTGCTGTTTTGAGCAGAAGTGGTACGGCAGAACCTCTCACCTCTGATCACCGGCCTTCGAGGGAGGATGAAAGGAGCAGAATTCAAAACCTGGTCAGCAAATTTCGGATAAatcgaattaaatcaaatttaaatataaggactaatttataaattaGTGTAACATAGGGACCAGAACCAGAATTTGACCATTTAAGAATGAATTTGACAAGAATTGTAAGAAAACTCCATCCGAACTTAACCTATAAGAAGTGGCCCGAAATTAAAATGACGCATAAGAGTGACCAAACTTAAAATGGGtccaattgaattgaaataacttaaaattttcaaaatttaaattgattCGATCTAAATTAACTCGATCGGTCCAATTGATAGATCTTTATGTTCTTCAGGGTGGCTATGTGGATTTATGTCGTGGTGTTTGGAGAATTGAAGGTAGTCTGGCTGTCTCTAGAGGGATCGGAGATCGTCACCTTAAACAGTGGGTGATCGCCGAGCCGGAGACGAAGATCGTTAGTATCAAACCCGATTGCGAGTTCTTAATATTAGCCTCCGATGGCTTATGGGACAAGGTAGGGTCTTCACACCTTTACAATCTTTACaatggatatatatatttttcatatgaaTCTAACTGTATTCTTTCATCCTTCATTTCCTTTTCCCAGGTTAGTAATCAAGAAGCTGTTGACATTGTTCGCCCTTCATTCATAGGCACCGATAAACCGAATCTGTTGTTTGCTTGTAAGAAACTCGTCAATCTTTCGGTCTCGCGAGGCTCGTTCGATGATATTAGTGTGATGCTGGTTCAGCTGGGGTACTATATTTGATTCTCTTAACGATTTAACTCGTACGATCATTACAATTTTAGAGGAGGAAGATTGAGTGACACAGAATTTCAACCTTGATTTTTATGCCAACATACAACAACTTCGACACTTCAATTGTGGCTATGCCGGCGGGGTTGGCAAtattttaatacaataatttatttatttagacgCCATAGCTGAGGAAGTAGATGTGGAGATGggtttattcttttattcatcatTCTTTGTGGGGATTTTATAATTCCCAAGAGTTTTTAGTTGTAAACTTGCTTATATTATTGACATTCATTCTTTTTTGAAatatgttagagttgtgtgacccaaattctaagagattgcttggaagtcaagttaaacaaaaatatattttctttctagaagatttagtatttattagtataatatatttagcatttattagtatagtttatttgacttactaatttagcctataaataggctcttttacaatcttagaaaaataactcattaaattagaactcataacacatttagagaattttgtgtttacgttttgagggttctttatttttcgagttttctgggtttagtttttatctccatcttttgtattcttcgttcttttgccattatagtaaaattatctttgcccttgattttttatcttttttggaggggctttttcacgttaaatttgtgtgttcatcttctcaatttcttctgctatttttacttgtttgttgcttaatcgggacgatcctaacaagtgatatcagagctagttcaattttcatagatcagcctgTTCAGAAAtggtagcaacaaggtttgaaattgagaagttcaatggtgagacaaatttcaatttgtggcaagttcggatgatggcaattctagttcaaaacggcttgaaaaaggttgttacagggaaaaagccagagaatctaaatcaaatagaatgagaagagcttgatgaaaaggccttgtctgcaatccagttgcgcctcgcgaatacagtattgcaggaggtattgatggagaagacctcattcgccttgtggaaaaggttagaaactctttatacgACTAAGtttctggctaaccgtttagtgttgaaacaacgtctatttacgtttccatgaacgaatgtgagcttcttaaagatcacatcagtcaattcattactcttttaaatgatttaaagaacgttgaggttcatattgacgatgaagatcaagctatgctattattgtgctctttaccctcttcatacaagtttttcagggagaccctgatttatggcagagacaaactcttattcgaagatgtgaagggttatttgttgagtagagacaaactcgacaatgattttggcttgaatagcaaagcagataggcaagcttccgttttggtagcatcaaagaaacgagacaaaaggtgtcgctattgtaaaaagttaggttacgtcaaagcagattgttttaaactacgaaataaaagagctgctgagagtaacgaggaagatgtagttggtgctaatttggtcgataaaggtggtgatgatttcttgtta includes:
- the LOC107927017 gene encoding probable protein phosphatase 2C 25 is translated as MSCSVAVSNSPAFSPSPSLFLNKTPIISPSTEALNLTLTHLKTSSSPASPSPSPSSPFRLRLPKPPSVSLLSSSSASNSSPSSGSGSAPGLGSGPVSTVLKRKRPARLEIPVATEAMSLGIPATPCEVGKELEREGDGYSVYCKRGRREAMEDRFSASVELQGDTKQAIFGIFDGHGGAKAAEFAAQKLEKNILDQVITRRDNTAVMDAVKQGYLKTDAEFFKEDNAGGTCCLTALIQNGDLVVSNAGDCRAVLSRSGTAEPLTSDHRPSREDERSRIQNLGGYVDLCRGVWRIEGSLAVSRGIGDRHLKQWVIAEPETKIVSIKPDCEFLILASDGLWDKVSNQEAVDIVRPSFIGTDKPNLLFACKKLVNLSVSRGSFDDISVMLVQLGYYI